TTAATTGGGTCAGTCTACATTGTGGCATTAAAGACGTCTAAAACAATGACCTTGCTGTTGATGCATATGCTCTGCTAATACCAGTAGTGAAAGAATTCTCTCTTTCAGAGTCTGCACTTAAGTGAGACTAGAaaaaccacagtgtaaaaatactacATTATGAGAAAATATcctaaaactgaaactatatCATCAGCAAGATATATTAAAATTATCAAAAGTACTTGCCCTGCCATTGTTATACTATTTTGTTTTAGATTCATTAACGTGAtatgaaaggtgctatatgaacgtttttgctgttgctacatagccCATTTTAGCACTAACAGCTGTTTACAAAAAAGTTctgcatcaaacttcattcctttacttacCAAGAGTTGTCTTCAGCAGTGGACAGTAACACAAATGTTTTGCtcatatttctgtcactttttctaATAgaattagcatgctaaccagttagcccGGGTCTGTCCCATCTCCCACTACCACTTTGCATAGTGATTACCGTCCAATCTGCCCAGAGGGTACATTACATGCATCTTTCGTTTGACTTAATATGCAATTGCACTGCATCAAACATTCCCCCCATATTCTGCCTTACATTAACATGCAATCCGGAGATGGCATCCCAGattttgtcaataaaaacactgaaataatgtgattacaaatgacacatttaaaactgtgtttatttgtatagaAATATGCTCATGTTTTACATAACTTTGTAGTTACAAATCgtaaaaagaaagaatattAACGCTATTAGCATCACAAAGTTTCTCTCAAACAAACGGGAGCATAGATCTCACAGAGAAGCCTGATGTTACTGTGTGAAATGTTAAGCTCTTCAATATACTTTACAGGTGGTGTGTGCGTGCAGCTTGTTGCTCAGTAAGAGTGAAAGGGGTTTTGCTAACAGTAGCTCTCAAAGTAGTCTCCATTTCTGTCCATCATGTACCCTCGTACTATTGAAGAACGTCAGAGGAAGGGACACTCTTTCTAGTGCAGAGAATTTATACAAACCTGCTGTGAATTCTCTCCAAACATAGTACAGTGAAGGTAATCAGGGttacagagaaacattaaagaCCCCAGTCTCTGAGCCAACATTATACGTaattttttctatatttatcaCTTCTATTATCTCCACCCGAACTCATCCTCCTGACTTCCTTGTTCTCCTGAGACACAGTTGAGATACCGCACAGTGGGGGGAGTAGCCTCTGACTACAAAAAGTCCCCAAAAATGGGCATTTAGCCCACAAAGCTCCTGCTCAATCTCTCCTTGAGAAAAAATACAAGTGCTGGATCTGCGTTAGCTTTCCACTTGCTTTGTCCTTAAGACTATCAGTACTGTTTACTGTACCACCCGGTGATAAACTTTCAGTCCCCTAAATTAGCTTCCCCCAAGAGGAAGGCAGTCAGTTCCTCTCGATCTGCTCAATGTCGAGCTCGCCTCCAAGCTGATACACGTCCTTCCTCATGCTACACAGCCCCGCCCACAGAGGCTCACTGTCCTTCCCGTTCGTTGTCCCTGGTGCTACATCGCTGCATTCTGTGGAGTTCCAGTCCACCTCCTCGATGGTGGGGTCCGACGATACGTTCCCGGTGATCTCTCCCTCTTTGGTCGGAGGCTGGCTGCCCTCCAAGCCGTGCTCGTTTGCAGATGAGTCGTCAGTGTCGCGCCGAGCATTGCTCGTGAGGGTGGGGAGGGCCTGGCTGGGCTCGCAGCTGTCTTCGCTTGTGATTCCAGGGCAGCTAAGGCTGTGGAAATTCCGAAGTTTCTGTGGAAGGAACGAGAGGCCATTTTTTTAGAAGCATATAATTGATGTTCTCAGGGAAACAAGGATACACTTAAACAAATATGTCAAATCTTTGGTCTGGTTGGAGTCCATAGTCTCCATGGTGACAACATATTTGGTGAGGAAATCAAAAACATTTCCTTCATCCTGGACTATGACCCATGTCCTAACTGGGTCGtagttaaaacaaaactaaagacATACAGCCATCTTATGAAAACAATCCCTCCACTGTGCTCATATAGTATGTGGGCGAGTAAGTGAGGTCAGAGCTGGACACTGGGCAACAACCACTATAATATAAAAAAGTTACAAGATTTAAAGGGTATAAATTTAGCCCGCATTACACACTGGAGCAACTGGTTGTTGGACAAATGAGGCTATGCGAGCCGAGGTCCAACGGGAACCCAGGCAGCAAGTGGCCAGATACCCAGAGGGCAGGCATCACTAATGTCGGCCTTTTGACTCTATTGGCCTTTCACTGGCATTACACAATGAGCACATACATCTGGGAAAGCCAGAAACTTCCTCAGGCAAATCCACATGTGCCAGCACTGCTGCGGGCGAGTCCTGTGACAGCTGTGCGTGCTGGAGCGGGAGGCTTTATGACAGAGGCTTATCCAATGTGTACAGCTAATGTGGAGAAGGCAGGACAGCTGCCTCATGCCTGACCGCTACGGTGTTAGGCCAGAAGGGCACAGGAGAATAGGGCCTCTGTAAAACCTCCTGTCACTTGTGTGCTTATGTAATACTTAACAGGCATGGGACTGTTGGGGATGCAGCTTACAGCCAAGTGTCCAAACTACTGCAACTAATTGATAGATTAAAGATTAATCAATGCTTTTTTTAATGATTCAATAAGTTATTTCATTTGTAAAGTAACTGAAAATGAGGACATCTCAAGTTCCAAGAGCACAAAGTGCCATCCTCTACTGGCTTACTTTGACTAAATAAGAATTAATAAATAAGGAAAGGAATTCAGTTTATAGTGATATTTATGTAGTGAAGCATTTTCCCCCAAATAACCTGAAGTTACCTGAACTGTTTATGatcatgttgtttatgttaCAAGTTTATTGACAGCTATGCTAGTGCTCTATTATGACCACAATAAAAGTCACACAGTCAGGATTTATTAACCATCAAAAACTCTTATCTGTTAATACAGAGACCGAGGCAGTCAGAGCTATGAATAACACTGGAGGAAAAGGGAGCTGAAAATGTGAAGTTATGATCCACGTTTCCAACCAGACAGCAGTGAGAAAGGTCTCTGCACCAGGCAGCAGTAGATCAAAAGGGGccctgctgtttttcttggctCCGGTCAAGCGGGTACATTTGTCAGCACCAGGCTAGTGTCACATTGCTGACTTCTGCGTATGCACTTCACTCTCAACAGTCAGACTTTTGGCCCACATCATGGGTCCAAACTGATAAGGCTGTGAGTAGTCTGGAATATGGCAAAACAGTGCCATCGGCTTTAACTACACCAAGTGAAGCTCTAACTTAGAGGAGTGTCAGGTGGAGAAAGTCTGCTGTGACACAGTATCCTCACACAACTTTTGTGCCACATTACAATGGGGGTCATGAATAAGTGCAGCTAGTGTCCACTTTGCCTGCTACTTTAACCCCCAGTCCCAATGAaatggagagaggagcagaaagtCTCCTCATCCATACTGACCTTGACTCTCCATCAATATAAGCTGATCAATAGCTCATGAGGCCCGGTTGTGGCAGCGATCCACCCACTGAGCTGAATTTACAGAAATCAATATCTCTTTACCCAACACGCATCTCCCCTGTGCGACGATCTATAACCTCTGCCACAGCTGCTCTACTTCCTGACATTCATGGAGCCGCAGTGAACCACGCAGAGGGTAGCAGTTTCTCCCTGGGTAAACTACACCACTGAGGCGTGTGGGTGAAGAGGACACTTTAGAGACGCACTCAGCACTGTGACCAATCTTTGAATAGTAAGGTGACTTTGAATACTGATAGGGTGATGCTTGTGAAGCCCTTGCTCCTGAGTGCCAAGCAAGCTTACTCTGTTGTCACAAGTGAACATCTTTTCCACAGAGAGTACCTGAACTTTCACAGCTACACATTTCAGACCTGTAGTTACTGTAGTAACTACCACCCCATTTTTCAGTTAATCAAATTACAGTTTagtatataaaatgtcagaaaattatTATAATTGCTCATCACAAGTCCTAAAAGCCTagggtgacatcttcaaataacttgtttttgtccaaccaaaagacaaaatccaaaaataatcAATTTACAATCGtgtaacacaaagaaaagctgcaaatcctCACACTTGAAATGCTGGAACTGGCATTTTTTTCCTGGTAAATTACTTAAAACAATTGTCAGATGATTACTCAGTTTGACTTAGTAGCACTGCTTATGGGTTTAGTTGTATAACGGGGCCAAAATATCTGGAAGTAATTTTCTCTAGGGCTTGCCTCTAAACCGGAGTCACTTtagagaaattaaaaaagatcttaaatcaaacaaacaaaaatcattttgtaGCTGATAtgtaatgcaaaaaaaatgttttttcgACCTGAGCTTAAAACCAATATCTCAGCAGTCTCTTTTTAATGGAGGAACACAGAACACAAtccacaaacagcaggaaaaaaatctaatgctAACAATCTCAGCACCCTGACATCACTCTGTAAAAATATTGTTGGTTGCCTCGCCTAAGGCTCTTCTCTCCACACTGACCTCGTCCCtgtttggagtgtgtgtggcGTCTGCTTGTCGTGTCACAGCAGCGCTGTTGTTAAGACACTGCTGAACTCTGTGTGACTTTCTCAGAGGGGCCAAgtccagctctgtgtgtttatgatcCAGCCAGTATACGCGTGAAACTTAactatgtgtgtctgtgtgcttgtgGGGCAAAGAGACGAACGGCTGCCAGGATGTGGAGATAAAACACGTCGTCTGTTGGAAGCGCGGTCATCTTCAGAAGTGAATCGGCTCGAGCCCGTGGTTTAGATCATTTCTTTTTGCTTCATGCTGTATGAGTGAAAATACACACCCACGTAATGGAATGTGACCCCGAACAGGCCTGCATGAATGAACGATGGCAGTCATTTAATGACAGTGCctgcaaaaacactttgagGTGTGCTGAGGGAGAACAGACACAATGGCGTGACCTGAGCTGGAAGTGTTTGTTTATCAAACATGGAAGGAGCAAATTGCCCCAACAAGAGAGAATAACCAGCTAATGTTAGTGAGACTGATGGACCTAGCAGAGCTTCCAGCTGGCACGAGCATTTCCTGAGGGCCTTGACTCAAGCTCTGAACAGTGATCTTTTGGACCACATAAGAGGGCTGTAGTTACTTCCAACAGTAAATAAATGCCACATAAAATGCAACTAGCAATTGCTTTTGATAAATTATGTGACGCACTCAGGTGCAACTTTAAATATACTGTTATATTAGGCATCAAGTGATGTCAAACATGATATATAGGccttatattttaaaataaactagCAGAGGCTGCAGTATTTAATCAGCATATATTTACCtgattaaatataatataaaggAGTCTTTCTGAGTTGTCTGTTTTACAAATTGACACCTTTAAGTACCAACCTGGGTCATCTTTGCCAGATCCAGTGAAggcctctgtttgtgtgtgtcagctggtcTCCTGCGCTTCACACCGATCTTCTTGTCGTTGAGGACGCACGGCTGCGAGCGGCTGCGGGCGAGACCCCCCTGTCCACCACGACGCTCCAGCTCTGGAGTGGAGTCGGGGGAGCTGGGTGGAGAAGGTCCACGGGGCTCAGGGAGGCAGATCTGTTCATGAGAGAGGTAGAAGGGCTGCACTGACGGCTCGGAGGACAGgggcatggaggaggagggtgtcAGACCAGTGAAAGCCGAGGGGCGGGGGAGTCGCTGGGTGAAGCAGGGCTGCTCCAGGGTGTTGGAGCGGGCGGGCAAGCTGAAGCTGGAGCTGCGCTGCATGGCCGGGAAGCCGAGATGCGCGTTCCCCACGGCGCTTCGCTGGACGCTGCCTCCGCTGTGgcacctcctcttctccactgtCGTCCACACACGAGAGCCCTGAGGGCGCCAGGTAGAACGGCAACTGGCGAGCTCGTCTGAGCAAGACAGGGACCGGCACTGCCGCTTGCTGGGCGGTGCGGTCGAGTGCGAGGACGCAGCCTCAGTCAGGCTGAGGTCCTGCAACAAGCTGGTGATTGTGCTTGAAGTGGAGCCAACATCCCAGTCCCAGTGGGCTGAACTCTTGTGCACCTCAGGCAGGACGTCCCAGAGGCTCTCTAGGCTGGTCCCAACTGGCCTCTGCTGTATGGCACAGCTATGACCCACCTCTCGCCACCGACTTGTCTCTGCAACAAAGAACcagattcattttaattaaataaccTTTAGAATTAGATGACAGGTTAAGAACCTATCCCAAAATACAGAAAGTAATATATGGGCTTATTAATACAATCTACACCAACACTAAGTCAGTTTTTAGTCAGAGCTTTAGTTCTTTTTTATATCTGacaaaaagtttaaaagagATGAACTTTAATAATGAATTTAACCTGTATGGGCTACATTTTACTTAACCTTGCCTCATGTTCTCTGAGGACATGCAATAGCTGTGTGTGATCAAAACTGGTccagttctttttttatgttcacTTCCACCATTTGTATATATAAGTCAAACTCGAGTCCTGACATCAGCCAAATGGCCTTTTAGTAACTCTGCAACTCCAGCATTAGCTTGTTAGTCTCCTTTCTTCACTCTCTATTTTTCATCAGGAGCAACACCACCATCACTGAGAGATTAAGTTTAGCAACCTCTATATGCGCAACATCCATGACACTGCTCCAGTCTAGGTCAGTGTGTTGGTCCCAGCATGTGTACTTTGTATTGACGCTACTCACTGCTTTGTGTAATTGGCACTAAAAACAAATCCTGTCCTCCAGGCTCTGGTTTACTGTCGCAGTCTGTAAGCTGATTGGGAAAGGGAGCGTAGCTTAGCATCTGACCGACTCGGTATCAAACCTTGTCTCTTACAGAGTTGGGCTTGATAAAACGTCAATGAGCCCTCATAAACAATCTTACTTAGGTTTATCGTCATGTTTCTTGTTGCTCCGAATCAGACCAGCCGGTTTCCTGCCACTACTGATCGACTCCGTGCCAGCACCACAGTTACCGTGCCAGGAAAGCGCCTGTTATTGCCACAACAGAAACTCACTTGCAATTGCTGAATGGGTCAGCCAACTGAACTGGTCAGTCAACTCTGAGTTAGATACTAAACATCGAGGCCACTGCCCATTCCTGGTATGCAAAAGGTCTATTCTTCTCCACTAAAGATAAAATCCTCAAAATACCATCTACAGTACACGAGCAGGAGCGAACAAAGGGCAGTGTTAACAACACCTACTGGCACTGCTGTGTTCTCTGCCAGGACTTTGCCAGTTTAACACACTCTGCCAAGTTACTGTGAGGACAGAGTACAATTAAATCTTACAATACAACGACTGCAAAGGCTGTTGCTCCAACAGCAAGATAAATTAAGGAGATGAACCTTTGTAGCCATAACCAAATTTTCAACTCAAGGTCATCACGTTCACAGTTCTGAAGCATGCAGGAGTGCCATAAGATCCCTGGCAAAGATAAGCCGCTAAAACGCAATCATTAACACACACTGGCATGTTGGCACATTGGCAGAAACACTTGTCAGGCCTGCTTCACATAATTCCATGTGACCAGATAACCACATTCAGCAGAGATTGACTTCTGCCAATAATTTCTCTG
Above is a window of Lates calcarifer isolate ASB-BC8 linkage group LG23, TLL_Latcal_v3, whole genome shotgun sequence DNA encoding:
- the fam53b gene encoding protein FAM53B, which produces MCVAMVIIYKKTLEKKGVDDVTSKSTDLGPFQAQTMSQGTALFTCGLMETSRWREVGHSCAIQQRPVGTSLESLWDVLPEVHKSSAHWDWDVGSTSSTITSLLQDLSLTEAASSHSTAPPSKRQCRSLSCSDELASCRSTWRPQGSRVWTTVEKRRCHSGGSVQRSAVGNAHLGFPAMQRSSSFSLPARSNTLEQPCFTQRLPRPSAFTGLTPSSSMPLSSEPSVQPFYLSHEQICLPEPRGPSPPSSPDSTPELERRGGQGGLARSRSQPCVLNDKKIGVKRRRPADTHKQRPSLDLAKMTQKLRNFHSLSCPGITSEDSCEPSQALPTLTSNARRDTDDSSANEHGLEGSQPPTKEGEITGNVSSDPTIEEVDWNSTECSDVAPGTTNGKDSEPLWAGLCSMRKDVYQLGGELDIEQIERN